A single genomic interval of Malania oleifera isolate guangnan ecotype guangnan chromosome 13, ASM2987363v1, whole genome shotgun sequence harbors:
- the LOC131145855 gene encoding LOW QUALITY PROTEIN: putative pentatricopeptide repeat-containing protein At1g74400 (The sequence of the model RefSeq protein was modified relative to this genomic sequence to represent the inferred CDS: substituted 1 base at 1 genomic stop codon), with translation MRFLKWLPSDQTRLLKLSAIICQPTGQLHTQPKPPKANQALKSCLESNCTTKTLLLFRDLLRKSASCIDSFSLLFVLQACTQKYSSIEGKQVHNLLVKLGFEPIIFLQTSILNMYSKVGNLGDAQSVFDEMPLKNIICWTALISTYVDNQKPNKALQMFRQMQTANMEPDQVTVTVVLGACANLGALDMGEWIHAYVHRKEGLNTDLCLNNALINMYAKCGDIRTSRRLFDSTKKKDVTTWTSMIIGHAIHGQGKEALKIFSKMKDANTGRKDNQRNGGHRSRLILPNDITFLGVLMACSHSRMVGEGKQHFKSMSVDYGLKPRLPHFGCMVDLLCRAGLLEEACEFILQMPMXPNAVVWRTLLGACSLHGNIKLGAEVWALLLEMEPSCIGDNVTMSNMFSARGMWDQKMIIREQVKHRRAPGCSSIDVGSIINEFVSADHRHPLTAEVYEVLEHLIITMKAYGYTPTTSSLAEY, from the coding sequence ATGAGATTCTTGAAATGGTTACCTTCTGACCAGACAAGGTTGCTCAAGTTATCTGCAATTATTTGTCAGCCCACGGGGCAGCTGCACACTCAACCCAAGCCGCCAAAAGCAAACCAAGCACTAAAAAGTTGTCTTGAGTCCAATTGTACGACCAAGACTCTTCTGCTGTTTAGAGACTTACTAAGGAAAAGCGCTTCATGCATTGATAGCTTCTCTCTTCTGTTTGTCCTCCAAGCTTGCACCCAGAAGTATTCTTCCATTGAAGGGAAGCAAGTGCATAACCTCCTCGTAAAACTTGGGTTTGAGCCCATCATTTTCCTGCAGACATCTATTCTGAATATGTACTCTAAAGTGGGGAATCTGGGCGATGCACAGAgtgtgtttgatgaaatgccCCTTAAAAATATTATCTGTTGGACTGCCTTGATTTCTACCTATGTTGATAACCAGAAGCCCAACAAAGCTCTTCAAATGTTCAGGCAGATGCAGACGGCAAATATGGAACCTGATCAAGTTACAGTGACAGTTGTTCTTGGAGCCTGTGCTAATCTCGGGGCATTGGACATGGGAGAATGGATTCATGCTTATGTTCATCGTAAAGAAGGGCTTAATACAGACCTTTGCCTAAACAATGCTCTGATAAACATGTATGCAAAATGTGGGGATATCAGAACTTCCCGGAGATTATTTGACAGCACCAAGAAGAAAGATGTAACAACTTGGACATCCATGATTATTGGGCATGCGATCCATGGACAAGGCAAGGAAGCTctcaaaattttttccaaaatgaaAGATGCAAATACGGGAAGAAAGGACAATCAGAGGAATGGTGGTCATAGGAGTCGTTTGATTCTCCCTAATGACATTACATTCTTGGGAGTTTTAATGGCTTGCAGCCATTCTAGGATGGTTGGAGAAGGGAAACAGCATTTCAAAAGCATGAGTGTGGATTATGGTTTGAAGCCTAGGCTTCCCCACTTTGGCTGCATGGTGGATCTTTTATGCCGAGCCGGGCTCCTAGAAGAAGCCTGTGAATTCATTTTGCAAATGCCAATGTAGCCAAATGCTGTGGTATGGCGAACATTGCTAGGGGCATGCAGCCTACATGGAAACATTAAGCTTGGTGCAGAAGTTTGGGCCCTGTTGCTTGAGATGGAGCCTAGCTGCATCGGCGACAATGTTACCATGTCCAATATGTTCTCTGCGAGGGGCATGTGGGATCAGAAGATGATAATTAGAGAGCAAGTGAAGCACCGGAGGGCTCCTGGTTGCAGTTCAATTGATGTGGGAAGCATCATTAATGAGTTTGTTTCTGCTGATCATCGTCATCCTCTGACTGCTGAGGTTTATGAGGTTCTTGAGCACTTGATTATAACCATGAAAGCCTATGGCTACACTCCAACAACTTCAAGCCTTGCTGAATACTAA